The DNA sequence GTCAGGCGAATATCCGCCGGCACAAGGTCACCGGTTTCCAGCAAAACAACATCGCCCGGCACAAGGTCTTCCGCCGGAATATGTACCGTTCTGCCACCCCGCACAGCTTTTGCCTGCGGTGCCGCCATCTCCTGCAATGCGGCAAGCGCCTTTTCTGCGCGGCTTTCCTGCACAACGCCAATCACTGCGTTGACATTGACCACCAGCAGAATAATAATGGAATCAATATAATCCGTGCTGCCCTGCAGCCAGGAGGTAAAAAAGGATACACCAGCTGCCAGCAGCAGAATCAGCACCATGAAATCTTGAAACTGTGCTAAAAAGCGCCGGATAAGCGGCTGCCCATGTTGTCCTGCAAGGGCATTTTTCCCCCATGTGCGCCGCCGGTCCGCGGCCTGTGCCCGATTTAACCCCTCCGGTTTGCTGTTCAGTTTTTTTTCACATACGGCCACTGTCAAGTTGTGCCAGTTTGTCATAGGAAATCCCCCCTGCTGTTTTCACTTTATGCAATTCTTTAGGAAATCAGTACAAACTGTATTTGGATAAAATGGATTATTCTCCTGCTGGTGTGAAGCCAAATTATACAAAACTCTAATCTTGTGAAATCCAAGCTTACTTCTTTGCTCTCTTATTGCCTAAAGAATAAGCCCTTTTCTTGTTTTCGGGGTAATATATGGTACTTTTTGTTCATTCCTACTAAATACTCCACTTTTGCCCTTGAAAATCTAGGCGATAAAAGGTATTATAAGAATGACTTAACAAGTAAGCCATATGGAAGATCTGCCGGGCTTTTTGTTTTTGTTGAAAAAGACGCCGGTTTCTCCTATTTTTTTTGTTTATAAAAGGAGAGATGCGTTCTTCCTGTCGGCGATAGTGTGAACGATTGTCACAGCCTGTCAAGCAACGGAGAGTATTCAATTGAAACAGCAAAGGAGAGCGGAGAAAATGCAGATACGTAAGGAATTAATTGGAAAATCTACGACTGGAAGCAGCTGCCTACAGTATTATATCTATTATGATGGGGAGAGCTACGGCGTAGAAGTCGAGCAGGTGAAAACCCAGCTTGCCAGCGGAACCGTTTCGGACAGCCGCGGGCAGGCTGTCCACCTTGCACAGTCGCTGCTGCGCAATCAGGTCTTTCCCGATAACCTAACTGAAATTCTGGACGATTATCATTTTCTCGATTAAATTTTGCCATGTGGTGGTGATTCTTCTATAATATAGCAGAATCAGTTGGAAGGAGAAAACAAAATGCAGAAATACGTCTGTAACGTCTGCGGCTATGTCTATGACCCTGCCATAGGTGACCCGGACAATGGTATCCCCGCCGGAACGCCTTTTGAAAAGCTGCCGGACGACTGGAAATGTCCTCTGTGCGGCATAGACAAAAAAGAATTTTCCCCTGAAGAAGGCTAAAATCCGCATGACAAAAGATCCCGGCAGAGAGGCTGCGCGGGGTCTTTTTTGACTGTAATGCAAAGAAAAAGGTTCTCCGTAAAGGAGAACCTTTTTTCCTTCGTGCATAATATGAATGCCAAATTCCAGTCCCATTGCGTATATCTTTTTGGCCCACGTGCAAAGTCTACCTCCGCCTGCGGCTCCGACCACTGCACATCACATACAATGTACTCCCACCCAATTTTTTTGGGTGTGTCGCCATATAGGCGGCACCATGGCGGCCTTGTTTTTTTGCAGCATTGTTGTCCCGCCTGTTTGGTTGCTCCAGTGGTTTTTCGTAATCTGACACGGCTGAAGGCCTACCCCTATCCGTTTCACCTGCGTATGTCCTACCGCATGACAGGGCCTGCTTCCCTGGAAATGCGCTTTTCCACAACTAATATCGGTGCCTAGTCCATATCGTTCGTGGTGGGCGGTCATCCAGCTTTTCAGATGCCTGTCGGACAGGCTGCAGCACCACCACAGATGAAGATAACTGCTTTGAACACAAGCGTGGTATGACCATTCTGCCACCGAACGAAACCTCTGATTTTGCTTTTACTATCACTCTGCTTTAATTCTCTGTAAAAAAGATAAAAAGGGCGCTGCCGCAGGCTGGAACTTTTCCCGCCGCGGCAACAGCAAAGGCAAAAGGCTGTACAGCAAGGTCAGCACTGCCGCAAAAGAAAGCAAATTGACCACTGGATGATAAGAGTCAAGCCTCACGCCGATTCCTTCAGAATGCCATATTTCTGCTTTAAACGGTCCAGCTTTTCAAACATCGGCTGGGACACCAGCAGCAGCGTTAAAAAGGTTGCCAGCGCGTGTACGGCATTGGCCGGAACACCCGAAAGGTAAATGGCCCCTGCGCTCGCCGGTGTAATGGTATTGGTCATTAAAAAC is a window from the Caproicibacterium lactatifermentans genome containing:
- a CDS encoding DUF6514 family protein; this translates as MQIRKELIGKSTTGSSCLQYYIYYDGESYGVEVEQVKTQLASGTVSDSRGQAVHLAQSLLRNQVFPDNLTEILDDYHFLD
- the rd gene encoding rubredoxin, encoding MQKYVCNVCGYVYDPAIGDPDNGIPAGTPFEKLPDDWKCPLCGIDKKEFSPEEG